The Melitaea cinxia chromosome 24, ilMelCinx1.1, whole genome shotgun sequence genome window below encodes:
- the LOC123665705 gene encoding elongin-C translates to MSDNAVPSAAPSAASASDEQRSGTASGTEEKVYGGCEGPDAMYVKLVSSDGHEFIVKREHALTSGTIKAMLSGPGQFAENEANEVNFREIPSHVLQKVCMYFTYKVRYTNSSTEIPEFPIAPEIALELLMAANFLDC, encoded by the exons ATGTCTGATAACGCTGTTCCCTCTGCTGCCCCCTCTGCTGCTAGCGCTTCCGATGAGCAGCGCTCTGGTACTGCTTCTg GAACAGAGGAGAAAGTATATGGTGGCTGTGAAGGACCAGATGCCATGTACGTAAAGTTGGTGTCTTCTGATGGTCACGAGTTCATAGTGAAGAGGGAGCATGCGCTCACATCCGGAACTATTAAGGCCATGTTGAGTGGACCTGGCCAGTTTGCTGAGAACGAGGCTAATGAGGTCAACTTCAGGGAGATACC GTCACACGTCCTgcaaaaagtttgtatgtaCTTCACATACAAAGTTCGCTATACCAACTCGTCGACCGAGATCCCAGAGTTTCCCATTGCACCAGAAATTGCTCTCGAATTACTCATGGCTGCAAACTTCCTTGACTGTTAA